One part of the Triplophysa rosa linkage group LG5, Trosa_1v2, whole genome shotgun sequence genome encodes these proteins:
- the basp1 gene encoding brain acid soluble protein 1 homolog isoform X1, which yields MRGKMGGKLSKKKKGYNVNDEKAKEKDAKTEGASAEEGEAQKENKEEATATTETTNDTAAAVKEATPGAESNSTAPKEEEKGSAPAKKDEPAANANASAPKASESKTAEAGKAEPAKSPDAPPAKAEEKSTPANEKEPAKEAALPAKDPAPPVATVTESKADTESKKTEAPPAKESTPAEPITKETSPAPNKEQAVAVQD from the exons ATGAG AGGTAAAATGGGAGGGAAGCTAAGCAAAAAGAAGAAGGGATACAATGTGAACGACGAGAAGGCAAAGGAGAAGGACGCAAAGACGGAGGGAGCGTCGGCGGAGGAGGGTGAAGCTCAAAAAGAGAACAAGGAGGAGGCTACCGCTACCACGGAGACCACCAATGACACGGCGGCAGCCGTCAAAGAAGCCACGCCTGGTGCTGAGAGCAATTCCACTGCGCCCAAGGAGGAGGAGAAAGGTTCCGCCCCTGCGAAAAAGGATGAGCCTGCAGCTAACGCTAATGCTAGTGCTCCTAAAGCCTCTGAATCCAAGACCGCCGAGGCTGGCAAAGCGGAACCCGCCAAGAGTCCTGATGCCCCTCCAGCCAAAGCTGAGGAAAAATCCACCCCGGCAAATGAGAAGGAGCCAGCGAAAGAGGCTGCCCTTCCTGCTAAAGATCCCGCCCCCCCTGTAGCTACAGTGACGGAGAGCAAGGCTGACACTGAGTCTAAAAAGACTGAGGCTCCGCCCGCTAAAGAATCCACCCCTGCAGAGCCAATCACCAAGGAGACCAGCCCCGCCCCTAATAAGGAGCAAGCAGTGGCTGTGCAAGATTAA
- the basp1 gene encoding brain acid soluble protein 1 homolog isoform X2, protein MGGKLSKKKKGYNVNDEKAKEKDAKTEGASAEEGEAQKENKEEATATTETTNDTAAAVKEATPGAESNSTAPKEEEKGSAPAKKDEPAANANASAPKASESKTAEAGKAEPAKSPDAPPAKAEEKSTPANEKEPAKEAALPAKDPAPPVATVTESKADTESKKTEAPPAKESTPAEPITKETSPAPNKEQAVAVQD, encoded by the coding sequence ATGGGAGGGAAGCTAAGCAAAAAGAAGAAGGGATACAATGTGAACGACGAGAAGGCAAAGGAGAAGGACGCAAAGACGGAGGGAGCGTCGGCGGAGGAGGGTGAAGCTCAAAAAGAGAACAAGGAGGAGGCTACCGCTACCACGGAGACCACCAATGACACGGCGGCAGCCGTCAAAGAAGCCACGCCTGGTGCTGAGAGCAATTCCACTGCGCCCAAGGAGGAGGAGAAAGGTTCCGCCCCTGCGAAAAAGGATGAGCCTGCAGCTAACGCTAATGCTAGTGCTCCTAAAGCCTCTGAATCCAAGACCGCCGAGGCTGGCAAAGCGGAACCCGCCAAGAGTCCTGATGCCCCTCCAGCCAAAGCTGAGGAAAAATCCACCCCGGCAAATGAGAAGGAGCCAGCGAAAGAGGCTGCCCTTCCTGCTAAAGATCCCGCCCCCCCTGTAGCTACAGTGACGGAGAGCAAGGCTGACACTGAGTCTAAAAAGACTGAGGCTCCGCCCGCTAAAGAATCCACCCCTGCAGAGCCAATCACCAAGGAGACCAGCCCCGCCCCTAATAAGGAGCAAGCAGTGGCTGTGCAAGATTAA